A segment of the Pseudomonadota bacterium genome:
GAGGCCTGCCTCCTCGGCGAGCTTGGCCGCGCGGTCGTCGTAGACCCCGATCTGGCCCCAGAGCACCTTGGCGCCGATGGCGATGGCCTGCTCGGCGATGGCGTAGAGTTCGTCCTTGGGCCGAAACACCTCGACCATGTCCACGGGCCGGTCGATCTCCTCGAGGGCGTGATAGACCTTGATGCCGCGGATCTCTTTAAGGTTCGGGTTGGGGTTGACCGGGATCATGTCGTAGCCCGTCTCGTGAAGCACGCGCAGGACGCCGTAGCTGAATTTGGTCTTGTCAGCGCTCGCCCCAACCATTGCGATGGATTTCACCGACTTCAGGATCTCGGCGATGAAGGTGGGATCGTATTCGTAGATGTGGTCGATGTCGGCCTCGGGCATGTCAGCGCTCCTTCGGCGTGGCGATGTCCGCCTTCAGTTCGTGGGGCTCCAGCGGGTCGAGAAAGGGGTTGCGGTAGAGCTTGCCATGGCTCTCCACGCCGATCTCGAAGGTGCAGTCGGTGACTGGGCGGGCGACGCACAGAATGACGTAGCCGTTGGCGATCTGCCGGTTGTTGAGCGCAACCTGCCGGCGCTGATCGACCTCGCCGTGTGTCAGCTGGGCGGCACAAGTGATGCAGCCGCCGTATTTGCAGCCATAGGGCAGGTCCACGCCCGCCTCACGCAGCGTGTCGAGGAGCGGTCGCCGGGCGTCGACCTCGTAGGTCGCGCCGCCCCTGTTGGCGATGGTGATGGTGCGGGTGCCGCTCACAGCCAGATGTCGCTGGTGCAGTCGCCGCCGGGATAGCGGGTCTCGTGGCAGCGGCTGGGCCCGTTCGGCTCCTTGCCGAAATCGA
Coding sequences within it:
- a CDS encoding CoA-binding protein; this encodes MPEADIDHIYEYDPTFIAEILKSVKSIAMVGASADKTKFSYGVLRVLHETGYDMIPVNPNPNLKEIRGIKVYHALEEIDRPVDMVEVFRPKDELYAIAEQAIAIGAKVLWGQIGVYDDRAAKLAEEAGLKVVMNRCPKIELFRPFWKPRLDLAI
- a CDS encoding 2Fe-2S iron-sulfur cluster-binding protein produces the protein MSGTRTITIANRGGATYEVDARRPLLDTLREAGVDLPYGCKYGGCITCAAQLTHGEVDQRRQVALNNRQIANGYVILCVARPVTDCTFEIGVESHGKLYRNPFLDPLEPHELKADIATPKER